A stretch of the Candidatus Neomarinimicrobiota bacterium genome encodes the following:
- a CDS encoding DUF2179 domain-containing protein: protein MEQWLEVWWFAYIVLPVLIFMARILDVSLGTIRILFVARGIKNLAAILGFFEVFIWLLVISSIMKNLASPFYYLFYAGGFAAGNYVGMTIERKLTIGKVAIRVITRDNSDALLAYFREKGFGITIVDAQGSRGPVRILYSIIERGNLETVVEEVKRFNPRAFYLVDDVKTVSDGNFPLRSQNEGNITNKMFRSSTLRKGK, encoded by the coding sequence ATGGAGCAGTGGTTGGAAGTTTGGTGGTTTGCGTATATAGTTCTTCCTGTTTTAATATTTATGGCCCGGATTCTTGATGTCAGCCTGGGTACTATTCGAATTCTTTTTGTTGCGAGAGGTATCAAAAATCTAGCCGCAATATTGGGCTTTTTTGAGGTGTTCATCTGGCTGCTTGTCATTTCAAGTATCATGAAGAATCTAGCATCACCTTTCTATTATCTATTTTATGCAGGTGGATTTGCGGCTGGCAACTATGTCGGCATGACCATTGAGCGTAAACTCACTATCGGGAAAGTAGCAATAAGGGTAATTACTCGAGATAATTCAGATGCTCTCCTGGCCTATTTCCGCGAGAAGGGTTTTGGGATTACCATTGTTGATGCACAGGGTTCAAGAGGACCGGTTAGAATTTTGTACAGTATAATCGAACGAGGTAATCTTGAAACTGTAGTTGAGGAAGTAAAACGATTTAACCCGAGGGCTTTCTATTTAGTGGATGATGTGAAAACCGTTTCGGATGGAAATTTTCCTCTTCGTTCTCAAAATGAAGGTAATATCACGAACAAAATGTTTAGATCATCAACGTTGAGGAAGGGAAAGTGA
- a CDS encoding cation:proton antiporter: MGIAADISIIVIAGLIGGLIAQQLKQPLILGYILAGILVGPFSPGIGITDIHNIELLAEIGVALLLFTIGLEFSLKDLKPVRYIALLGTPLQILLTMGFGYVLGRFFGFDSNESIWLGALISLSSTMVIIKTLSNQRRLGTLSSRVMIGILLVQDLAIVPLMIILPQLSSPEHSFANLGWAVLRATIFLTGMIVLGTRIMPRFMKFIAISNSRELFLLAVTAMGLGIGYGTYLFGLSFALGAFVAGLVLNQSEYAHKALSDIISIRDLFALLFFVSVGMLFDPLHFIDNWKTVVLFILLISIGKALIFLMITPLFKYHNIIPIAVSLGLFQVGEFSFVLARVGQSTHSISNELYALVLNVAIVTMVLTPTISGFTAPLYSLLRKKFKYEDHQRLNFPKGSLHDHVVIAGAGNVGQYIAQILSRLGRKFVLIELDFRKVEQVKKLKYSVIYGDASQPIVLNAARVDSARLLIITTPAHATTMAIVNHMHQINPNLHMVARAEGREQIENLAKSGVYEVVMPNFEASLEITRQALLHLDLPPGVIMKYTDSIRHELYASRYVKRNEQTVLKQLMDAAHLLDLSWVTLAKGSSLLEKTIRESAIRSVTGVTVVGLMRDGVVFPNPEGDTCFEQGDMLAIMGDIHQIAAFKNLAEGEQN, encoded by the coding sequence GTGGGAATCGCAGCAGACATTTCAATTATAGTCATCGCCGGTTTAATCGGTGGCTTGATTGCACAACAGCTCAAACAACCCTTGATATTGGGTTACATTCTTGCTGGAATTTTAGTCGGACCTTTCAGCCCTGGAATCGGGATCACTGATATTCATAATATTGAATTATTGGCTGAAATCGGTGTGGCACTTTTACTATTTACAATTGGACTCGAATTTTCTCTCAAAGACTTAAAGCCCGTTCGTTACATAGCTCTGCTAGGAACACCACTTCAAATCCTGCTCACCATGGGATTTGGATATGTGCTGGGTCGGTTTTTCGGTTTTGATTCAAATGAGTCGATCTGGTTGGGGGCACTTATTTCCCTGTCCAGTACCATGGTGATTATCAAGACCCTCTCAAATCAGAGGCGACTTGGGACGCTTTCAAGTCGGGTAATGATTGGTATCCTTCTAGTTCAGGATTTGGCCATTGTGCCGTTGATGATCATTTTGCCCCAATTAAGCAGTCCTGAACATAGTTTTGCCAATCTCGGTTGGGCTGTACTCCGAGCAACTATTTTTTTAACTGGAATGATAGTTCTTGGTACACGAATCATGCCCAGATTCATGAAGTTCATCGCAATCTCTAACTCCCGGGAGCTGTTTCTCCTGGCAGTTACGGCCATGGGACTCGGTATTGGATATGGCACCTACCTATTTGGCTTATCCTTCGCACTGGGCGCCTTTGTTGCGGGGCTAGTGTTGAATCAATCAGAATACGCACACAAGGCCCTGTCAGATATCATTTCAATAAGAGATCTATTTGCCTTACTTTTCTTTGTATCAGTGGGGATGCTATTTGACCCCCTCCATTTTATAGATAACTGGAAAACCGTGGTGTTATTCATTTTATTGATCTCTATTGGCAAAGCCTTGATATTTCTGATGATTACACCCCTGTTTAAATACCATAACATCATCCCGATAGCAGTTAGTCTAGGACTTTTCCAGGTAGGCGAATTTAGTTTTGTGCTTGCCAGGGTTGGTCAGAGTACTCATTCAATTAGTAATGAACTTTATGCGCTTGTTCTAAACGTAGCCATCGTCACCATGGTATTAACCCCCACAATTTCAGGTTTCACTGCTCCTCTCTATTCACTCCTGAGGAAAAAATTCAAATACGAGGATCACCAACGCCTTAATTTTCCCAAGGGTAGTTTACATGATCATGTGGTTATCGCTGGAGCTGGGAATGTGGGGCAGTATATCGCCCAGATATTGAGTCGTTTAGGTCGGAAATTCGTCCTGATCGAATTAGATTTCAGAAAGGTTGAGCAGGTAAAGAAATTAAAATACTCTGTCATTTACGGTGATGCCAGCCAGCCCATCGTCCTGAATGCTGCCAGGGTCGATTCTGCAAGACTACTGATAATAACCACTCCAGCCCATGCGACTACCATGGCCATCGTCAACCATATGCATCAAATTAACCCAAACTTGCATATGGTGGCACGGGCTGAGGGTCGTGAACAGATAGAGAATTTAGCTAAAAGTGGTGTTTATGAGGTGGTTATGCCAAATTTTGAAGCCAGCTTGGAGATCACCAGACAAGCCCTTCTTCATCTAGATCTCCCTCCAGGAGTAATCATGAAATACACAGATTCTATTCGCCACGAACTCTATGCGTCCCGGTATGTAAAACGGAATGAACAAACTGTTTTAAAACAATTAATGGATGCAGCGCATTTATTGGATCTTTCCTGGGTGACCTTGGCAAAAGGGAGCAGTTTACTTGAGAAAACCATTCGGGAATCCGCAATTCGGAGTGTGACCGGAGTTACTGTAGTTGGCCTGATGAGAGATGGTGTGGTATTTCCCAATCCAGAAGGTGATACATGTTTTGAACAGGGAGACATGCTAGCTATTATGGGTGATATCCATCAAATTGCAGCCTTTAAAAACTTAGCGGAGGGCGAGCAGAATTGA
- a CDS encoding potassium transporter TrkA, translating into MIAIFSFLIILTLSLIVTRIAAIALSVTGVSSETAQFQARSAFTGVGFTTTESESILK; encoded by the coding sequence ATGATAGCTATCTTTTCATTTCTTATCATTCTCACACTTTCATTGATTGTAACACGCATTGCTGCCATCGCTTTGAGTGTTACAGGAGTGTCCAGCGAAACAGCTCAGTTTCAAGCTCGATCTGCTTTTACTGGAGTTGGTTTTACGACGACTGAATCTGAATCCATACTTAAGC